A genome region from Eretmochelys imbricata isolate rEreImb1 chromosome 8, rEreImb1.hap1, whole genome shotgun sequence includes the following:
- the LOC144269514 gene encoding serine protease inhibitor Kazal-type 6-like, translating to MKTTGYFVLLGLSLFFFFSESRRISCSHWASSSQAEPLAPGPAPPDVASEDGDQFDCKEFMDDGMYCTRESNPHCGSNGMTYGNKCAFCKAVKRSHGSIRLQHLGKC from the exons ATGAAAACAACAGGTTACTTTGTGCTACTCGGCctgtctcttttcttcttcttctctg AGAGCCGCCGTATCTCCTGCTCACACTGGGCATCTTCCAGCCAGGCTGAGCCCCTTGCACCGGGACCTGCTCCTCCAG ATGTGGCCAGTGAAGACGGGGACCAG TTTGACTGCAAGGAGTTCATGGACGACGGCATGTACTGCACAAGGGAGTCCAACCCGCACTGTGGCTCGAATGGCATGACATACGGCAACAAATGTGCCTTCTGCAAGGCTGTCAA GAGAAGTCATGGAAGTATTCGACTGCAGCATCTTGGAAAGTGCTGA